From the genome of Nitrospirota bacterium, one region includes:
- a CDS encoding carboxypeptidase-like regulatory domain-containing protein, with translation MNISLKQLAGVVALLGVFVGLPQAFGYEPLPVVTGGAITGKVVLKGEVPEPRVFPLVLYPFGPFCRKISDGRGHILLEEFLVASDGGLQDAVVAVQGVTRGKPFAPIKNDYVVVDCMFHPADVQDDEQFAVGKEGRLRHEHPLVTVMQNDQPITVVNRDPIIHNSQIFQSERGNIVLNFPLPVSTEPRGGIVHLEKGKRIAQMICGMHEFMQSWGYVVDNPYYAKTRRGGEFSIDQLPPGTYRVTAWHPHLKPIEREITIREGESIALTFEFDGREVIRPLYERQEKFRIGPEARPHDHLEQCEPPYCDPVSGVRR, from the coding sequence GTGAACATCTCACTAAAGCAACTGGCAGGCGTGGTCGCGCTCCTTGGCGTGTTCGTGGGATTGCCCCAGGCGTTTGGTTACGAGCCACTTCCCGTCGTCACCGGTGGGGCGATCACGGGGAAGGTGGTGTTGAAGGGCGAGGTTCCCGAGCCCAGAGTGTTTCCGCTCGTGTTGTATCCGTTCGGTCCCTTTTGTCGAAAGATTTCGGACGGGCGAGGCCACATCCTCCTCGAGGAGTTTCTAGTCGCGTCGGACGGAGGACTCCAAGATGCCGTGGTCGCGGTCCAGGGAGTCACAAGGGGAAAACCGTTCGCGCCGATCAAGAACGATTACGTCGTGGTGGATTGTATGTTCCATCCCGCCGACGTCCAGGACGACGAGCAGTTCGCGGTTGGGAAAGAAGGGAGGCTGCGTCACGAACACCCGCTGGTGACCGTGATGCAAAACGACCAGCCCATCACGGTCGTCAATCGGGATCCGATCATCCACAACAGCCAGATCTTCCAGAGCGAACGGGGGAACATCGTGTTGAACTTCCCGCTGCCCGTCTCCACCGAACCGCGCGGGGGGATCGTGCATCTGGAGAAAGGGAAGCGGATCGCGCAGATGATTTGCGGGATGCACGAGTTCATGCAGAGTTGGGGCTACGTGGTCGACAATCCCTATTATGCCAAGACCCGGAGAGGGGGAGAGTTCTCGATCGACCAATTACCGCCCGGGACCTACCGCGTCACTGCCTGGCACCCCCATCTCAAGCCCATTGAGCGTGAGATCACGATCAGGGAAGGGGAGTCGATCGCGCTCACGTTTGAATTCGACGGTCGCGAAGTGATACGACCGCTGTACGAGCGCCAGGAGAAGTTTCGAATCGGCCCCGAAGCGAGACCCCACGATCACCTCGAGCAGTGTGAACCTCCGTACTGCGACCCGGTGAGTGGTGTCCGGCGCTGA
- a CDS encoding multicopper oxidase domain-containing protein produces MDRLGRVLWALGLGVVLLVGQPAGLLAGSDVEGAHHDHDAAAVAEPANAGWEEKLRAQIEREDAAEGRAGHRDRVDAAMKKLMEEIAKGSEGHAQHSGGDGAFGGMSMMQQMDRSFFLGPTAVSESVTSGGACPKEAPVKDYDISAINVEITLNQWLDYHPGYMYVLTENVDKVRQEEKTNQAAREKAGYDPGAVSAGLQTDLIQPLNIRANQGDCVRITLRNKLDGEDVSLHIHGSSTIVKATGAAATIANPDSTVKEGESQVFEWYVRPTEQEGAHAFHSHVGRDQASLGMIGTFMVEPMGSRYLDPLTGKETKSGWQVMIDDPKGPDFREFVIIYHEIGDESFRPLNRSGETIPQRDPNTDAYRPSARAINYRSEPFGVNNLALQEKYFHHEDESLSYSSYTFGDVPTTIPRSYMGDPVKFRLVHGGGEVFHSHHPHGGTIRWLRQPKADGKESFLLTAAQDGPVKYPEVRTTSDRVDVQVIGPSEVLDLQTECGSGLCQQLAGDFLFHCHVAHHYVAGMWGYWRVYNTLQTGNYPNVSTDIMPPLQELPDRKGRMKLPVTSDKLVGKTADWYDKKWNITAAKTDWSKPTPDVSVKDWVKMMVPPAGQPGHTADEKGQITAYDATVWDWTWDGNKALGEPEATGTFDFPKYKSPMPGKRPPILFEEKTGKLAWPHFKPHFGKRVPFARHHGPAPWLEPIHMAKENGALSTDPGGKGAVGEETNQPAKPGEHGRWSLCPENAGRKQYTIHFIQTPIQLSKGIGKQKPVVDPNGLLYVLHEEEAAVRANPAGDKTIPLVYRASVYDCVDVILKSEWQDNDTTNFQMSKINIHPHFIQFDNQASDGVITGFSYEQAVRPFTQMKKEKHKGLPTPMNAVLTEDVKAGATSIKIKMADGATPFHVGSDLMIGADEVKTSEILWVKDIKGDTVTFTEPLRFDHKKNEIATVEFVRYRMWVDADIGTVFWHDHAFGATTWPHGGVGAMIVEPVGATYHDPKTGEPIRSGPVADIRSTEPIGYGVNGSFRELVVMPHDTVPTTAQVVSEGNPPGQTLQVAIDAGQTLSFQMPYDLDPVAAVKLNGGTHTTGGGFNFRAESVARRLKNNPDPSLIFSSKAHQDPSTPMLRAYLGDTMVFRLLHTLMNESHTWHLAGHAFRTERYAEKSDLRNAHHVGIAERYDLVTKAGGAQQIAGDYLHYNGRASHLSEGSWGIIRVLDKATPDLQKLPGRSDIPESAKSVCPADAPVKTFNVIAADRALKFNPKAADVIEVDFDRKLQVANPQGKIYMLEGEKTKVATGGEQPMPLTLHVNVGDCVKVKLKNEMKGSRASFSADMLAFDPKDSHGANVGNNPGDQTVGPGQSRTYTFYAHPQYGETAALVWDWGNFVNNVRDGLFGAIVVGPRGSKYRDSKTGEDVTLKNAWQVDVLVDRSLPENKGRSDYRDASLFFQDEDNIIGTSFMPYIQQIAGLTGVNYRVEPWAYREENGCEYGNMFTACVADETEPATPTIRAHAGDPVRIRVFGAFNEQNQIFSLEGHEWPFKPDMPGADMLSSLQFGGSEYLDVYLKEGAGGPFAIPGVYVWQNHRMPYAQAGQWGYLSVLPVGDKRILSLNSGGTGGQTAEVPAIDQPEELSEVKPEPTGPVSMLRK; encoded by the coding sequence ATGGACAGGTTAGGGCGAGTTCTCTGGGCGTTGGGTTTGGGGGTGGTTTTGCTGGTCGGTCAACCGGCCGGGTTGCTGGCGGGTTCGGATGTCGAGGGTGCCCATCACGACCACGACGCCGCTGCCGTGGCGGAGCCGGCAAATGCGGGGTGGGAGGAGAAGTTGAGGGCCCAGATCGAGCGCGAGGACGCGGCCGAGGGACGGGCCGGGCACCGCGATCGGGTCGACGCCGCCATGAAAAAGCTCATGGAAGAGATCGCCAAGGGCAGCGAAGGCCATGCCCAGCACAGCGGCGGTGACGGAGCGTTCGGCGGCATGAGCATGATGCAGCAGATGGACCGGAGCTTCTTTCTGGGGCCCACCGCTGTCAGCGAAAGCGTGACCAGCGGGGGCGCGTGCCCGAAAGAGGCCCCGGTGAAGGACTACGACATTTCCGCCATCAACGTGGAAATCACGCTGAACCAGTGGCTGGACTACCATCCCGGGTACATGTACGTGCTCACCGAGAACGTGGACAAGGTCCGCCAGGAGGAAAAGACCAATCAAGCGGCTCGGGAAAAGGCCGGGTATGATCCGGGCGCGGTGTCGGCCGGACTGCAGACCGACTTGATCCAGCCGTTGAACATCCGAGCCAATCAGGGCGACTGCGTGCGCATCACCTTGCGAAACAAGCTGGACGGCGAGGACGTGAGCCTTCATATCCACGGGTCCAGCACCATCGTGAAGGCGACCGGCGCAGCGGCCACCATCGCCAATCCCGACTCAACGGTCAAAGAGGGTGAGAGCCAGGTGTTCGAATGGTACGTCCGTCCGACCGAGCAAGAGGGAGCGCACGCCTTTCACAGTCACGTCGGGCGTGACCAGGCAAGCCTCGGGATGATCGGCACCTTCATGGTGGAGCCGATGGGTTCCCGCTACCTCGACCCGCTCACCGGGAAAGAGACGAAGAGCGGGTGGCAGGTCATGATCGACGACCCCAAGGGGCCGGACTTCCGTGAATTCGTCATCATCTATCACGAAATCGGCGACGAGTCGTTCCGTCCGCTCAATCGCAGCGGCGAGACGATTCCGCAACGCGATCCCAACACCGACGCGTACCGTCCGTCGGCGCGCGCGATCAACTACCGCAGCGAACCGTTCGGGGTGAACAACCTCGCGCTGCAAGAGAAGTACTTCCATCATGAGGACGAGTCGCTGTCCTATAGTTCGTACACCTTCGGAGACGTTCCCACGACGATTCCGCGGTCGTATATGGGCGATCCGGTCAAGTTCCGCCTGGTGCACGGCGGCGGCGAGGTGTTTCACTCCCACCACCCTCACGGCGGCACGATCCGTTGGCTCCGACAGCCCAAAGCCGACGGAAAGGAGTCGTTCTTGCTCACGGCCGCGCAAGACGGTCCGGTGAAGTATCCCGAAGTCAGGACGACCTCGGACCGCGTGGACGTGCAGGTGATCGGTCCGTCCGAGGTGCTCGATCTGCAGACCGAGTGCGGGTCTGGCCTGTGCCAGCAACTGGCCGGAGACTTTCTGTTCCACTGCCACGTGGCGCACCACTATGTCGCCGGGATGTGGGGGTATTGGCGGGTGTACAACACCTTGCAGACCGGCAACTATCCCAACGTCAGCACGGACATCATGCCTCCCTTGCAAGAACTTCCGGATCGCAAGGGGCGCATGAAGTTACCCGTGACGTCGGACAAATTGGTGGGCAAGACCGCGGATTGGTACGACAAGAAGTGGAATATCACCGCTGCCAAGACGGACTGGTCCAAGCCGACGCCGGACGTGTCGGTCAAGGACTGGGTGAAGATGATGGTCCCTCCGGCCGGTCAGCCCGGGCATACCGCTGACGAGAAGGGGCAAATCACGGCCTACGACGCGACCGTCTGGGATTGGACGTGGGACGGGAACAAGGCGCTGGGCGAACCCGAGGCGACCGGGACGTTCGATTTCCCGAAGTACAAGTCGCCGATGCCTGGGAAGCGGCCGCCCATTCTGTTCGAGGAAAAGACCGGCAAACTGGCCTGGCCGCACTTCAAACCCCACTTCGGCAAACGCGTGCCGTTTGCGCGCCATCATGGCCCGGCCCCGTGGCTCGAACCAATCCACATGGCCAAGGAGAACGGCGCGCTGTCGACCGATCCCGGCGGCAAAGGCGCGGTCGGCGAGGAAACCAACCAGCCGGCCAAACCCGGAGAACACGGCCGGTGGAGCCTCTGTCCCGAGAACGCGGGACGCAAGCAGTACACGATCCACTTCATCCAGACGCCGATTCAACTCAGCAAAGGAATCGGTAAGCAGAAGCCGGTGGTGGATCCCAACGGCCTGCTCTACGTCCTTCACGAGGAGGAGGCCGCGGTGCGGGCCAACCCCGCCGGGGACAAGACGATTCCGCTGGTGTACCGCGCGAGCGTGTACGACTGCGTGGACGTCATCCTGAAGAGCGAGTGGCAGGACAACGACACCACGAACTTCCAGATGTCGAAGATCAACATCCACCCGCACTTCATTCAGTTCGACAACCAAGCCTCGGACGGCGTGATTACCGGCTTCTCGTACGAGCAGGCGGTCCGTCCGTTCACGCAGATGAAGAAGGAGAAGCACAAGGGCCTCCCGACGCCCATGAACGCGGTGCTGACCGAGGACGTCAAAGCCGGGGCCACCAGCATCAAGATCAAGATGGCGGATGGGGCCACGCCGTTCCACGTCGGCAGCGACTTGATGATCGGGGCGGACGAAGTCAAGACCTCGGAGATCCTCTGGGTCAAGGACATCAAGGGCGATACGGTCACGTTCACCGAACCGTTGCGATTCGACCACAAGAAGAACGAGATCGCGACGGTGGAATTCGTCCGGTATCGGATGTGGGTCGACGCGGACATCGGAACCGTGTTCTGGCACGACCACGCGTTCGGCGCCACGACCTGGCCGCACGGCGGCGTGGGGGCGATGATCGTGGAGCCGGTGGGCGCGACGTACCACGATCCCAAGACCGGGGAGCCCATTCGCAGCGGCCCGGTCGCGGACATCCGTTCGACCGAACCCATCGGATACGGCGTGAACGGGAGCTTCCGCGAACTGGTGGTCATGCCGCACGACACGGTTCCCACCACGGCTCAGGTGGTCTCGGAAGGCAACCCGCCCGGCCAGACGTTACAGGTGGCGATCGACGCCGGCCAGACGCTGTCGTTCCAGATGCCGTACGACTTGGACCCCGTCGCAGCGGTCAAGTTGAACGGCGGCACGCACACCACCGGAGGCGGATTCAATTTCCGAGCCGAGTCCGTGGCGCGGCGGCTCAAGAACAACCCTGACCCGTCGTTGATCTTTTCGAGCAAGGCCCACCAAGACCCGAGCACGCCCATGCTGCGCGCGTACCTGGGCGACACCATGGTGTTTCGGTTGCTCCACACCCTGATGAACGAAAGCCACACGTGGCACTTGGCGGGTCACGCGTTCCGCACCGAGCGATACGCGGAGAAATCGGACCTGCGAAACGCCCACCACGTTGGGATTGCGGAGCGGTATGACCTCGTCACGAAGGCCGGCGGGGCTCAACAGATCGCGGGCGATTACCTGCACTACAACGGGCGCGCGTCGCATTTGTCGGAAGGGAGCTGGGGCATCATCCGGGTCTTGGATAAGGCGACTCCTGACCTGCAAAAGCTGCCCGGCCGCTCCGACATCCCCGAGTCTGCGAAGTCTGTCTGTCCGGCGGACGCTCCGGTCAAGACCTTCAACGTGATCGCGGCGGACCGGGCCTTGAAGTTCAACCCCAAGGCCGCCGACGTGATCGAGGTGGACTTCGACCGGAAACTGCAAGTCGCCAACCCGCAAGGCAAGATCTATATGCTCGAGGGTGAAAAGACGAAGGTGGCGACCGGCGGCGAGCAGCCCATGCCGTTGACCCTGCACGTCAACGTCGGGGATTGCGTGAAGGTCAAACTCAAGAACGAGATGAAGGGCAGCCGCGCGTCGTTCAGCGCGGACATGCTGGCGTTCGATCCCAAGGATTCTCACGGCGCCAACGTCGGGAACAACCCCGGCGACCAAACCGTGGGACCCGGTCAGAGCCGCACCTATACGTTTTACGCGCATCCCCAGTATGGGGAGACGGCCGCCCTGGTGTGGGATTGGGGGAATTTCGTGAACAACGTTCGGGACGGCCTGTTCGGCGCCATCGTGGTCGGCCCGCGTGGTTCGAAGTACCGCGACTCCAAGACCGGGGAAGACGTCACGCTCAAGAACGCCTGGCAGGTGGACGTGCTCGTCGATCGGTCCCTTCCCGAGAACAAGGGGCGGTCCGACTATCGCGACGCGTCGTTGTTCTTCCAGGATGAAGACAACATCATCGGCACCTCGTTCATGCCCTACATTCAGCAGATCGCAGGGTTGACCGGGGTCAATTACCGGGTGGAGCCGTGGGCGTACCGCGAGGAAAACGGCTGCGAGTACGGCAACATGTTCACCGCCTGCGTGGCCGACGAAACGGAACCGGCCACGCCGACCATCCGAGCGCACGCAGGGGATCCGGTTCGCATCCGGGTGTTCGGCGCGTTCAACGAACAGAACCAGATCTTCAGCCTGGAGGGCCACGAGTGGCCGTTCAAGCCGGACATGCCCGGCGCGGACATGCTCAGCAGCCTGCAGTTCGGAGGGTCCGAGTACCTCGACGTGTATTTGAAAGAAGGCGCCGGTGGGCCGTTCGCCATTCCCGGCGTGTATGTCTGGCAGAATCATCGGATGCCGTACGCCCAGGCCGGGCAATGGGGATATCTCAGCGTACTGCCGGTCGGCGACAAGAGGATTCTGTCGTTGAACAGCGGCGGAACCGGCGGGCAGACCGCCGAGGTCCCGGCGATTGATCAGCCCGAAGAGTTGTCCGAAGTGAAACCGGAGCCCACTGGACCGGTCTCGATGCTTCGGAAGTGA
- a CDS encoding SUMF1/EgtB/PvdO family nonheme iron enzyme translates to MGVRFPGWMVMGLVACSAVSPPPAESPTGDETMGRLRAMMETARPSPVIAIEAGWFLMGSPQLPPTSGLRTPYDNTEIPQRRIWLDRYVIDREEVSVANYLRWVLDDLGGQPADLQWLDGATAGNGVTDAGALPVVSVTWYEANEYCRSRGARLPTEAEWEKAARGDDGRLFPWGDDPPDHIRAVYARAVSPPKPPMAATATFEAGQSPYGVLHMAGNAAEWVADWNGIDWYRGMPDRNPQGPPVGRYKVVRGGSWRSDPVMLRTATRSAASPDARRDTIGFRCAASLGARP, encoded by the coding sequence ATGGGTGTCCGATTTCCCGGGTGGATGGTCATGGGGCTGGTCGCGTGTTCAGCCGTCTCGCCCCCGCCCGCGGAATCCCCAACGGGGGACGAGACCATGGGCCGGCTCCGCGCCATGATGGAAACGGCCCGTCCGTCTCCGGTCATCGCGATCGAAGCGGGATGGTTTCTCATGGGATCCCCGCAACTGCCGCCGACGTCGGGTTTGCGAACCCCATACGACAACACCGAAATCCCGCAACGCCGGATCTGGCTCGACCGCTACGTGATCGACCGCGAGGAGGTCAGCGTGGCGAACTACCTGCGGTGGGTCCTCGATGATCTCGGGGGACAGCCCGCGGATCTCCAGTGGCTCGACGGCGCCACCGCTGGTAATGGGGTAACCGACGCCGGCGCGCTTCCGGTTGTCTCCGTCACGTGGTATGAGGCGAACGAGTATTGTCGCTCGCGCGGAGCGCGGCTGCCCACTGAAGCCGAGTGGGAGAAAGCCGCACGGGGAGACGATGGCCGGTTGTTCCCGTGGGGCGACGATCCGCCGGATCACATCCGCGCGGTGTACGCTCGAGCGGTGAGCCCGCCCAAGCCGCCGATGGCCGCGACCGCGACGTTTGAGGCCGGGCAAAGTCCCTACGGTGTGCTCCACATGGCCGGCAACGCGGCCGAGTGGGTTGCGGATTGGAACGGGATCGACTGGTATCGCGGCATGCCGGATCGAAACCCCCAGGGCCCGCCCGTTGGACGCTACAAAGTGGTCCGGGGCGGGTCGTGGCGAAGCGATCCGGTGATGCTCAGAACCGCAACGCGAAGCGCGGCGAGCCCGGACGCACGCCGGGACACCATCGGCTTTCGCTGCGCCGCCTCTCTGGGAGCCCGTCCATGA
- a CDS encoding carboxypeptidase-like regulatory domain-containing protein: MTIKGWLGPGVAATLLSVLAMVAPAVEVRAYQEIEVTDGGVIEGRVFLDGQAPPARIFHLIFSPNIELCRSISDGKGNRLLKEFHVDGEGGFEGVVVAVVGVAKGKRFDYTPELRLRNCRIGPFVTPVRNAHPIVIRNEDPITHDVQAYSMADEYTFAMFNKPTVPESTAEKKIRMRKGHYLFKTQCGVHDFMQSWGIAVGNPYFAVTTADGRFKISDVPPGVYDVVAWHPHMKVQAQQVAVPPSGGVGVDFRFDVAEVNIPLHDLQTSYRLQTALQPHHLVPPSVELQTP; encoded by the coding sequence ATGACGATCAAAGGATGGTTGGGACCAGGCGTCGCCGCGACGTTGTTGTCGGTGCTGGCGATGGTCGCCCCTGCCGTCGAGGTGAGGGCCTATCAAGAGATCGAGGTCACGGACGGAGGCGTCATTGAAGGGCGGGTGTTCCTCGACGGCCAAGCTCCGCCCGCGCGGATTTTCCACCTGATCTTCTCGCCAAACATCGAGCTCTGTCGCTCGATCTCGGACGGGAAGGGCAACCGCCTGCTCAAGGAATTCCACGTTGACGGCGAAGGAGGATTCGAGGGCGTGGTCGTTGCGGTGGTCGGCGTGGCCAAAGGGAAGCGGTTCGACTACACCCCTGAACTGCGGTTGAGGAATTGTCGCATCGGGCCGTTTGTAACGCCGGTTCGCAACGCCCATCCGATCGTGATTCGGAACGAGGATCCGATCACCCACGACGTTCAAGCGTATTCCATGGCCGACGAATACACCTTTGCGATGTTCAACAAGCCGACGGTCCCGGAGAGCACGGCGGAGAAGAAGATCCGGATGCGAAAAGGCCATTACCTGTTCAAAACCCAGTGCGGAGTGCACGACTTCATGCAGTCCTGGGGAATAGCCGTGGGCAATCCGTATTTCGCCGTGACGACCGCGGATGGTCGCTTCAAGATCTCGGATGTTCCTCCCGGCGTCTACGACGTCGTGGCGTGGCATCCCCACATGAAAGTCCAGGCGCAACAAGTGGCCGTCCCGCCCTCAGGCGGTGTCGGTGTGGATTTTCGGTTCGATGTGGCGGAGGTGAACATCCCTCTCCACGATCTCCAAACGTCATACCGGCTCCAGACCGCGCTCCAACCGCATCACTTGGTCCCGCCATCCGTCGAACTTCAGACGCCCTAA
- a CDS encoding acetyl-CoA carboxylase carboxyltransferase subunit alpha, protein MSEYLDFERPLAEIEEKIERLKGLSKDQPKSQEEIQKLHKRAQQLRRDIYGRLTPMQTLQIARHANRPTTLDYLGFLIQDFVELHGDRLFADDAAVVGGVGRLDGSPVIVIGHQKGRNVRERIKRNFGMPHPEGYRKAQRLMRLAERFKRPVITFIDTPGAYPGVGAEERGQSEAIAASLRLMAELRTPIIAVVIGEGGSGGALALGVADRILMLEYSIYSVISPEGCAAILWKSPEKAAEAAEALKMTAKDLMTMGVIDEIVSEPAGCAHRQPAETAAAIKRSLTRHLTELSDRSADELLLARYEKFRKMGAFQ, encoded by the coding sequence ATGAGCGAGTATCTGGATTTCGAGCGTCCGCTCGCCGAGATCGAGGAGAAAATCGAGCGCCTCAAGGGGTTGTCGAAAGACCAGCCGAAATCCCAGGAGGAGATCCAGAAGCTGCACAAGCGAGCCCAGCAACTTCGGCGCGACATCTACGGGCGGCTGACCCCGATGCAGACGCTTCAGATCGCGCGCCACGCCAACCGTCCCACCACCCTCGACTACCTCGGGTTTCTCATCCAGGATTTCGTCGAGCTGCACGGCGACCGGTTGTTCGCCGACGACGCCGCCGTGGTGGGCGGTGTGGGGCGTCTCGACGGCTCGCCGGTCATCGTCATCGGCCACCAGAAGGGCCGGAACGTCCGGGAGCGCATCAAACGGAATTTCGGAATGCCGCACCCGGAGGGGTATCGCAAAGCGCAGCGATTGATGCGGCTCGCCGAGCGCTTCAAGCGCCCCGTCATCACCTTCATCGACACGCCCGGCGCCTACCCCGGGGTCGGCGCCGAAGAGCGCGGACAATCCGAGGCCATTGCCGCCAGCCTGCGGCTGATGGCGGAGCTGCGAACACCCATCATCGCGGTCGTGATCGGCGAGGGAGGGAGCGGCGGTGCGCTCGCGCTCGGTGTGGCCGACCGCATCCTCATGCTTGAGTATTCGATTTACTCGGTCATCAGCCCTGAGGGTTGCGCCGCGATTCTGTGGAAGAGTCCGGAGAAGGCGGCCGAGGCAGCCGAAGCGCTCAAGATGACGGCCAAAGACCTGATGACCATGGGCGTCATCGACGAGATTGTCTCAGAACCGGCCGGCTGCGCTCACCGCCAGCCAGCGGAGACCGCGGCCGCCATCAAGCGTTCGCTCACCCGTCACTTGACCGAACTGTCCGATCGCTCCGCCGACGAGTTGCTGCTCGCCCGCTACGAAAAGTTCCGCAAGATGGGGGCCTTCCAGTAA
- a CDS encoding carboxypeptidase-like regulatory domain-containing protein yields MTSMTKKVAGAALAALAVGWTAGAAVAWSYEMADVANGGTITGTVRLRGDVPEPRVFPMVLYPFGDFCKKISDGEGHVVLKEFNVDSGGGLQDAVVAVLNVQRGKPFKSRDTELLTVNCMFHPADVPESEQFELHDGRLTHVHPLVTVMRDDSWLSVTNRDPIMHAAQVYQAEKGNRVLSFPIPVSYKAHSGYVDLERGKRIVQIICGMHEYMQTWAWVAENPYFAKARKDGTFAIENLSPGTYLVAAWHPHMDPLVKQVTVPANGTVALDFELDAAQVVRPIYETQAQFRIPPERDPNVDLQGCEGPYCVRRPHAHHGE; encoded by the coding sequence ATGACCAGCATGACAAAGAAGGTTGCAGGGGCGGCTCTCGCCGCGCTGGCGGTGGGGTGGACCGCAGGGGCAGCCGTTGCGTGGTCGTATGAAATGGCCGACGTCGCGAACGGGGGCACGATCACCGGAACCGTCAGGTTGCGGGGGGATGTGCCCGAGCCCCGCGTATTTCCGATGGTGCTCTACCCGTTCGGGGATTTTTGCAAGAAGATCTCGGACGGCGAGGGCCACGTGGTGCTCAAGGAGTTCAACGTGGATTCCGGCGGGGGCCTCCAGGACGCGGTGGTGGCGGTCCTGAACGTCCAGCGCGGGAAGCCGTTCAAGTCGCGCGACACGGAGCTATTGACCGTGAACTGTATGTTTCACCCGGCCGATGTGCCGGAGAGCGAGCAGTTTGAACTCCACGACGGCCGGTTGACGCACGTCCATCCGCTGGTCACGGTCATGCGGGACGACTCGTGGTTGTCGGTGACGAACCGCGATCCGATCATGCACGCGGCGCAGGTGTATCAGGCGGAAAAGGGCAACCGGGTGCTGAGTTTTCCCATCCCGGTTTCGTACAAGGCTCACAGCGGCTACGTGGACCTCGAGCGCGGCAAGCGGATTGTCCAGATCATCTGCGGCATGCACGAGTACATGCAGACCTGGGCGTGGGTGGCCGAGAACCCGTACTTCGCCAAGGCGCGCAAGGATGGGACGTTCGCCATCGAGAATCTGTCGCCCGGGACGTACTTGGTCGCGGCCTGGCATCCGCACATGGATCCGCTCGTCAAACAAGTCACGGTGCCGGCCAACGGGACCGTCGCCCTCGACTTTGAGCTGGATGCGGCCCAGGTGGTGCGTCCGATCTACGAAACCCAAGCCCAGTTCCGAATCCCGCCGGAACGAGATCCCAACGTCGACCTCCAGGGCTGCGAGGGACCCTACTGCGTCCGCAGGCCGCACGCGCACCACGGCGAATAA